The sequence AAGAAATTGTTGGTATTCGCGGAGAAGGGACCGGTTCTCTGAAAGACTTTCAGATTGGCTATCAAAGTGTTGATTTACTCGAATCAGGAAAAATCGATTTTGAAAAAGTGGCTAAAACGATTTCTTCCAAGACAAAAATGGTAGGGATACAGCGGTCTAAAGGATATGCCAATAGACCTTCATTTACTCTAGATGAAATCAAAGAAATGATTGATTTCGTTAAAGAAATTAACCCTGAAATCGTCGTCTTTGTAGATAATTGCTACGGAGAATTTGTTGAAGAAAGAGAGCCTTGTCACGTAGGTGCAGACTTAATGGCCGGTTCCCTTATTAAAAATCCTGGTGGCGGCCTTGCTAAAACAGGAGGATATATCGTTGGGAAAAAAGGATACGTAGATGCATGTTCATATCGAATGACCTCACCTGGCATAGGGGCCGAGGCCGGGGCATCTCTTTACAGTTTGCAAGAAATGTATCAAGGCTTCTTTTTGGCGCCACATGTGGTGGCACAGTCATTAAAGGGTGCCGTCTTCACATCCGCTTTCTTAACGGAGCTTGGCATGGATACAAATCCAAGTCCTTATGCACAACGAACAGATTTAATCCAGTCGGTACAATTCAATGACAGAGATAAGATGGTTGCATTTTGTCAGGCAATCCAGTTTGCATCCCCTATAAATTCTCATTTCACTCCATATCCCAACTATATGCCTGGCTATGAAGATGACGTCATTATGGCCGCAGGAACATTCATACAAGGTTCCAGCATTGAATTATCTGCAGACGGACCGATAAGACCACCTTACGTAGCGTATGTCCAAGGGGGGTTAACTTACGCCCATGTAAAAATCGCCGTTTGCATAGCAGTAGATAATTTGATTGAAAAAGGTTTAATCACTGTTGCGAACGGATAATAAAGTAGTAATTGGATAGTCTAATTTTGACTATCCCTTTCTTTTGATTTCTTATGTAAGAAAATCTAACATATGATTGACAGATCTCCTTACATTACATATAATAAGGTCAAGAAGGAAAGAAAAGGAGGAATCAAGATGAGCGGAAGTGAAATTCGTCGAACGATGGCATTATTTCCTATTAGTATTGTCATGCAGCTCACGGACTTAACGGCTCGTCAGATTCGCTACTATGAAGAGCATCAGCTGATCAACCCTGCACGTACTGAGGGGAATCGCAGGCTCTTTTCCTTGAATGACATTGATAAGTTATTGGAAGTAAAGGATCTGTTAGATCAAGGCATCAACATGGCTGGGATTAAGAAGATATTTGCTGTATCCAGTCATAATGAAAGTAAAGTGGTATCTGACGTAAGTAATGAAAAGGAAGAAAAAGCACGACAAGATCTATCTGATGACGAGCTGCGTAAATTACTCCGAAATGAATTGATGCATTCTGGTCGATTTACTAAAGCATCTTTGCGTCAAGGTGACATGTCTCGCTTTTTTCATTAAATAAAACCTTTAATAATCTTGAGGAGGAAATACGTAAATGGCAAAGTATACTAGAGAAGATGTTCTAAGATTAGCGAATGAAGAAGGTGTAAAGTTCATTCGACTGCAATTCACTGACATTCTGGGGACGATTAAGAACGTAGAAATCCCTCTGAGTCAACTTGAAAAGGCATTAGATAACAAGATGATGTTTGACGGATCTTCAATTGAAGGATTCGTTCGTATCGAAGAATCAGATATGTACCTATTCCCTGATTTAGATACTTGGTTAGTATTCCCATGGACAGCTGAAAAAGGAAAAGTAGCCCGTCTAATCTGTGATATCTACAATCCAGATGGCACTCCATTCGAAGGAGATCCGCGTAACAACTTAAAGCGCATCTTAAGCCAAATGGAAGAGCTGGGGTTTACTGACTTCAATCTAGGACCTGAGCCAGAATTCTTCCTCTTTAAATTAGACGTAAACGGTGAGCCGACATTAGAATTAAACGATAACGGTGGTTATTTCGATTTAGCTCCTACAGATTTAGGGGAGAACTGCCGTCGTGATATCGCATTAGAACTAGAAGAAATGGGCTTTGAAATCGAAGCATCTCACCACGAAGTTGCTCCTGGTCAACATGAGATCGACTTTAAATATGCAAGTGCATTAAGAGCATGTGATGATATCCAAACATTTAAACTAGTAGTTAAAACGATTGCACGTAAGCATGGTTTGCACGCTACATTCATGCCAAAACCACTATTTGGTGTAAATGGATCAGGAATGCACTGTAACATGTCCCTATTCAAAAATGGGGAAAACTCTTTCTTTGATGAAAAGGGAGATTTGCAATTAAGCGATACAGCTCGTCAATTCCTTGCAGGTATCATTAAACATGCCACTGACTTTACAGCGATCACGAACCCGACTGTAAACTCATACAAACGTTTAGTACCTGGATATGAAGCTCCTTGTTATGTTGCATGGTCTGCTCGTAACCGCAGCCCATTAATCCGTATCCCTGCTTCTCGTGGATTAAGCACACGTGTAGAAGTTCGTAGTGTTGACCCGGCGGCTAACCCATACCTGGCGATGGCTGTATTACTGGCAGCTGGATTAGATGGAATCAAAAATAATCTTCCAGCTCCTAAGCCAATCGACCGCAACATTTATGTCATGGACAAAAAAGAGCGTGAAGAAGCAGGAATCGTAGATCTTCCAGCAACATTACACGCTGCATTAGAAAACCTTAAAACAAATGAAGTAATCGTTAAATCCCTTGGAGAACACATCTTCGAACACTTCGTTGAAGCGAAAGAAATCGAATGGGATATGTTCCGTACACAAGTACACCCATGGGAGCGCGAGCAATACATTCAAATGTATTAATCCTTAAACAGTGGGTCGTAGCAAAAACGCTACGACCCACTGCTTTTTTATTCTTTAATAGTCTTCCAAATTACATAAAAAATTAAGCCGCTATTAAACATAGCGGCTTAAACCTATTAATGTACTTGACGATAAACTCCGACAACTTTTCCTAAAATGGATACATTTCGTAAAATGATCGGATCCATTGTTGAATTCTCTGGTTGTAATCGAACATAATCCTTTTCTTTAAAGAAACGTTTTACAGTCGCTTCATCTTCCTCGGTCATCGCTACGACGATATCTCCATTGTTCGCTGTTTGCTGCTGACGCACGATAACGAAATCCCCATCCAAGATCCCGGCTTCTATCATACTATCACCCATGATTTCCAGCATGAAGACCTGTTCATCAGAAGGTGCCATACGCTCAGGCAGTGGAAAGAATTCTTCTACATTCTCGACAGCAGTGATGGGTTGACCTGCTGTAACCTTACCGATTAAAGGAACGTTCACAACTCGCTGGCGTGGAATCGTATCCTCTTCAAGATTTAAAATTTCGATGGCTCTTGGTTTGGTGGGATCCCGGCGAATGAGGCCTTTACTCTCTAACCTGGCCAGATGTCCGTGTACGGTGGAACTAGAAGCAAGACCAACGGCTTCCCCGATTTCCCGGACGGAAGGTGGATATCCTTTTTCTCTTACTGCAATTTTAATATATTCTAGTATGTCTTGCTGTCTTTTAGACAATTTTGTCATGTTCACGCACCTCTATTATAGATCTTATGTTCCCATTATAGCATGTCTTTCCAGCTGATACAAACATAAGTTCGAATTTCTGTTGACACCAAACGAATGTTCGTATTACAATAAAAATAACAAAACAGAACAAACATTCGTATGGAGGTATTTTTTATGTTATCACACATTTGGAATCGTTTCTCTTACATTATTATATTATTTGTTTTAGCGCTTTTTTCTGCAGCCTATTTACTATTTGTCATGGCAGATCAACCGTCTTATCAAAGTATCACCGTTCAGGATGGAGACACGCTCTGGACTATTGCCAAACAATATAATGAAGAATACTCTATGACAGTGGAAGAATTTATCGCTTGGGTAGGAGAGGAAAATAATCTCACATCATTCTCGATCAAGCCCGGTGAATCACTTGTGTTACCTATAGAAAATCCGACATTATCCACCCATTCAGATTATGAATTGGTTATGAACGAAGAATAGAGGGATAGAAGATGAAGGCAGTAATTTACTGCAGAGTAAGTACAAAGAAAGACACACAGGAAACATCTTTGGAACGTCAAGAAGAGGAATTAGTGAAATTAGCACAAGAACACCAATACGAAGTGGCTGCTATCATAAAAGATCAAGCAAGCGGTTTTGAATTAGATCGTCCTGGTGTTCTGGAACTTCTTGATTTGATTAAAGGTGAGTCGATTGCGGCTGTTCTCATACAGGACGAAACAAGGATTGGCAGGGGAAATGCAAAAATTGCCCTCATTCATTGTCTATTAAAAGAGGAAGTTAAGATTATTAGTCAAACACATAGTGGCGAGCTTCACTTATCTGAATCAGATTCCATGGTGATTAATATCGTGAGCATGGTTGAAGAATACCAAAGGAAACTCCATAATTTGAAAATCAGACGAGGAATGAAAAGGGCAGTGGAAAATGGTTTTCAACCTCATAAAAATCTAAAGAATAAAGGGAATCTAGATGGAAGAGAGCGGATTGAAGTACCCGTTGAGGAAATTGTCAGGTTAAGAAAGAATGAACTGACTTTTGCTGAAATTGCAGCTACACTAAGAGGGTTTGGGTATGACGTCTCCAAAGCTACCGTACATAGGCGTTTTAAAGAATATATGGCTTCATTGGAAAATGCGTAACTCTTGTTTTATCTCCTTTAATCTAGTAACATGACGATAGTATGACGCTTAACTTTCAGTTGTGTTTTAGATTTTGCCGACTATGCAATAAAGGAGTTTTTATATATGCTTTCAAAAACGAAAATGAATCGAATCAATGAACTTGCGAAAAAGTCCAAAAGCACTGGACTTACAGAACAAGAAGCAAAAGAGCAGTCCAAGCTGAGAAAAGAATACCTGGAAACGTTTCGTCAATCGATGAAAGGGACCATTGAAAATACAAGAATATTTGATCCGGAAGGTAATGAGGTGACCCCTAAGAAGATTCAGGATATCCAAAGTAAAAAGAAAATGCATTAAGTTAACGAGCTGTCAGGTCTGATATAAATGGACCTGGCGTTTTTTGTTTGCGGGGTGAGGACAAAACTTAAAAGTAGAGCGATAAAGTACTTGCCATTTCCTTAAGTATCATTCTGCTACGGCCTCTACCCCCTCGTCATGCTGCATTCTTGTCGTGTCTGATAAAGCCGTCTCCGTTCCTGAAATTTAAGGGTTTTTATTTTCAACCTCTATAAAGTCATGTTATCATTCAAGATAGTTGTATAAACTATCAAAGAAGATTAATATTAATAAGGTACATTAAAAGGAAGGATGTCTGACATATGTTTGATAACACAGATCAATTAGCAATTAATACAATCCGTACATTATCTATCGATGCAATTGAAAAAGCGGGTTCCGGACACCCTGGAATGCCTATGGGAGCAGCTCCGATGGCGTATGCTCTTTGGACAAAATTCATGAATCATAATCCGAAAAATCCTGAGTGGTTCAACCGCGATCGCTTCGTTTTATCTGCGGGTCATGGATCCATGCTCTTGTATAGCCTGCTCCATTTATCAGGTTATGATGTTTCAATGGATGATCTTAAAGACTTCCGTCAATGGGGAAGTAAAACTCCAGGACACCCTGAATACAAACATACTCCAGGAGTAGAAGCTACGACTGGGCCGCTTGGTCAAGGAATTGGTATGGCAGTTGGTATGGCATTAGCTGAAAGACATTTAGCTTCTACATACAATAAAGATCAATACGATATTGTGGATCATTTTACATATTCTATCTGTGGAGATGGAGACTTGATGGAGGGTGTATCCTCTGAAGCAGCTTCATTAGCAGCACATTTAAAATTAGGCCGTCTAGTCGTTCTTTATGATTCAAATGATATTTCACTTGATGGGGATTTAGATAAATCTTTCTCTGAAAGTGTGAAAGGTCGCTTTGAAGCTTATGGTTGGCAATATATCCGCGTTGAAGACGGTAATGATCTTGAGGAAATTTCTAAAGCAATCGAAGAAGCTCAAGGTGATACAACTCGTCCTACAATGATCGAAGTGAAGACGGTCATCGGATATGGTGCGCCTAATAAATCAGGGAAATCAGATGTTCACGGTGCTCCACTGGGTGAAGACGAAATGAAGCTTACGAAAGAAGCTTACCAATGGACATTTGAACAAGATTTCCATGTTCCTGATGAAGTGTACAGCCGCTTCGAGGAAAAAATCCAACAAACCGGTTCTCAAAAAGAAGAAGAGTGGGCTAACCTTTTCATTAAATACCAAGAAGAACATCCAGAACTTGCTACTCAATTAGAAGCTGCCATTAAAGGCGATCTTCCACAAGGATGGGATCGTGACATTCCTGTCTATGAAGAAGGTAAAGCATTAGCAAGCAGAGCTTCTTCCGGTGAAGTCTTGAATGCGATTGCTAAGAATCTTCCTTCATTCATCGGGGGATCAGCAGACTTAGCGGGATCCAATAAAACGATGATCAAAGATGAAGCAGATTTTATGCCTGAATCGTATGAAGGACGCAATATCTGGTTCGGAGTTCGTGAATTTGGTATGGGTGCTGCCATGAATGGTATGGCTCTCCATGGTGGACTGCACGTATTCGGGGGAACATTCTTCGTATTCAGTGATTATTTAAGACCGGCTATCCGTTTAGCTGCATTAATGGGCTTACCGGTAACGTATGTTTTCACTCATGATAGTATCGCTGTCGGAGAAGATGGACCGACACATGAACCTGTAGAACAGCTTGCTTCACTACGTGCAATGCCTAACCTTTGTGTCATCAGACCTGGTGATGGAAATGAAGTAGCTGCAGCATGGAAGTTATCTTTGGAGTCCAAGGATCAGCCAACGATGTTAGTTCTATCTCGTCAGGATCTTCCAACTCTTAAAGGTACTGCAGATAAAGCATATAACGGAGTAGATAAAGGAGCATATGTGGTATCAGCTTCCGGCAAAGATCAGCCTGATGCACTACTGATTGCGACTGGTTCTGAAGTGCATTTAGCGGTAGAAGCTCAAAATGTACTGGAAAAAGACGGAATCAGCGTATCTGTCGTAAGTATGCCGTCTTGGGATCGCTTCGAGAAACAGTCAAAAGAGTATAAAGAATCGATCTTACCTAAGAGTGTGAAAAAACGCCTTGCTATTGAGATGGGATCTCCAATGGGCTGGGATCGCTATGTTGGAGACGAAGGCGATATCTTAGCGATTGATGGATATGGCGCATCAGCTCCTGGGGCAAGGGTTATGGAAGAATATGGATTCACTTCAGACAATGTAGTGTCAAGAATCAAGGCATTGCTTCAGAAATAAATAAAGATTTGATAGGTCAACTCCTTAATACTCTTTAAGGAGTTGACCTTTTTTAGAACGGAAAAATGAATGATTGTTAAAGGGAGTATGTATGGTAGATAATGGGTAAAGTGATGATAGTCAGTTTCATATAGTAACTCAGGAGAATTCAGTAGAGTGTATGAGTTAAAATAAACTTCGACAAAACTAGTGTAGATTTTCAACAATTTCTGACAATGACTCCCTTCTAGTTGATTTATACTATATGAAAGAAAGGCAGGAGGGAGAAAAGGTGCGAAACTATCAAATCTATTGGATTGAAGAAACGTTTGTTCAGCACTATTATGGTCGAGAAAGAATGTTCTATCAATTGTTTTCCGATTGGGAAGCAAGTTCAGGAGATCTTCATGATATCATCTCTAAGCAAGTAGAATATATTACTAAACCTATCCCTTACCTTCCTACTCAAAGACTCCTCCAGCATGAATTAATGAAGGTTGAAGGAGCGGCCTGGGTTGACTCTGTAGCGACAATCGAAAGAGGGGCCTCAGGGGCTACCCTTGTTCTAAATGAAAAATGGATGACGCTGAACACCTGGGGGCAAGATGAATCAGAATATATTTTCTTTGAAATTTTGCGAAAGAATATGGGTCAATTACTGGCAATCGATATACAAAATGAACGTTTTGGTTGGTTAAAGCCAATAAAACAAAGAAAATTTATATATTAATAAGAAATTATGACTGAAATATTGTATAATGTTTCATGGTTTAGTACACTTTTATAAGGACAACATGAAGGAGGAAGTAAGAGTATGTCAACGACTGGGTTACTTATTCTAGTTGGAGTTCTAGCATTACTTGCTGGAGTTGCACTAGGATTTTTCATTGCTCGTAAATATATGATGAGCTATCTTAAGAAAAATCCACCAATTAACGAGCAAATGTTACGCATGATGATGATGCAAATGGGCCAAAAACCATCCCAAAAGAAAATCAATCAAATGATGAATGCAATGAATAAGAACATGAAGTAATAGGTAGAAGCACTCAGATGATGAGTGCTTTTTCTATTTGTAATATATATATTTGGAGAGATGGGTTTAAAGATTGCATTCCTTTAGTAATGCAGGATAAATTGATTATTTTCATGTATTCATAAAAACTTGAGAATTATCATTCAGTTTGAAATTGAATTTATGATAGAATATAGTCCGGAGGGAGTCATATGAAAAAATGGATGATTGTTTCACTGTCTCTCTTGATTCTTGTTGCAGGATGCAGCAATAAGCCTCAAGAAGTGATGGATGAAGAAACACTTGAAATTCAAAATAGTGCAGCTGGAGACGCTCGCGAATATTTAAATTATAAAGTGAACAAAGAGAAGAAGTCGGTCAATCGTGGACTAATTACGATGATGATTAACAATCGCAGTGATATGGATGAAATCGAGACAGGCCTTATGTCTTTATCAACCGAGCATTTTTCCCCTGAGGATTATGTATACGAAGAAGGCCAATACCTTAAAGGTCTAAATACATGGTTGCGAAGAAAGTCAGAATCTAATAAATTGGGACTTAATCCTGTTCTGGAGATTACGGATGATATGGGCTGGGAACAGCAGATGGAGCTGGAAAAAAAGAATCCCATGTATCTCGCATATATCCATGAGCAGAACTACGTTGATTCAAAAGGGAAAATTAAAGGGATCTCCCTGGGTCTTGCTATGAATACGGTAGATTATATTCGAGTCGAAGATGAAAATAAGCTCATGCACTTTGATGAGGCGAAGATTGATGACAAACAGTTAAAGGAATACGGACAGAAAATAGCTAACACCGTTGTCAGTCGAGTGAGAGCCAATAAAGAACTGAAAGATGTTCCTATAATGATTTCCTTATATAAACTTCAACCATTAAATAGTGTCGTGTCAGGAAACTATATTTCAGCTGGATATGTAGACGGTAATGACAAAAGTGTAAAAAAATGGACTGATGTTACTGATAAATACTATTATTTTCCTAGTGACGAAGGGGAAGAGAAAGACCGTGATCTACATAATCGGATTCGTGATCTAGAAGATTATGTTTCGAAATATTTCTCTCATCAAGATATTGAGTTTGTTGGGAAAGGCTTATACAAAAAGGACACGTTGAATAAACTTGTGATCGATGTACATACAGGTATGGTGAAAGAAACAGAACTAATTGGTTTTTCTCAGGCGATTGGCCCCGAGATCGTCGATTACTTCCCTCATACCCCCGTTTACCTTTATGTGAAGACACCAAAGGGTCTTAAAGCAACCATCGTAAAAGAAGTGGACCAAGAACCATTTGTTCAAATCCATTAGTATAACACCAACTATTAGAACATCTCTTAAGACATTAAGAGGTGTTTTTTTTTGGTTTATTTATCTTATAAAAAAGATTTCTCATTTTTTTGAAATTTGGTAAAATAAAGAGTCGATGTATTAGGATACGGGGGAGAGAGTATGAAAGTCTTTTTAGATTTAAAATGGTTTTTTCTGCAAGAGAAAAAGTCTTATATCACAGGAACCATTCTACTTTTATTTGTAGCATTCCTTCAATTGATTCCACCAAAGGTTGTTGGAATAATTGTAGATAGTATGAAAGAAAATTCATTAACTCGGGAAGACATGATGAAATGGATTCTTATTCTGATCATCACAGCTCTATCGATGTATGGACTGAGATTTGTGTGGAGGATCATGATTTTTGGTTCGGCAACCAAGCTTTCCCGCTTGCTTCGGAATCGGTTATATCATCATTTTACCAAGATGTCGCCATCCTTTTACCAAAAAAGGCGAGTCGGTGATTTGATGGCGCATGCAACAAATGATCTTCAGGCGATACAACAAACGGCCGGAGTAGGAGTATTAACGTTCGTGGATTCCATATCTACAGGAGGTTTTGTGATACTGGCCATGGCTTTTACAATCAGTTGGAAGCTTACCCTTATTGCTTTGATCCCCATGCCATTCATGGCAATCCTGACAAGTTATTATGGAACTCTTCTACATAAACGATTTCATAAAGCTCAAGAAGCCTTCTCATCCTTAAATGATAAAACGCAGGAAAGTGTAACGGGGATTAAGGTTCTTAAAACGTTTGGGCAAGAAAAAGAGGATATCGAATCATTTAGAAAGCAATCTGAAGATGTGGTGC is a genomic window of Rossellomorea sp. y25 containing:
- the sirA gene encoding sporulation inhibitor of replication protein SirA, which gives rise to MRNYQIYWIEETFVQHYYGRERMFYQLFSDWEASSGDLHDIISKQVEYITKPIPYLPTQRLLQHELMKVEGAAWVDSVATIERGASGATLVLNEKWMTLNTWGQDESEYIFFEILRKNMGQLLAIDIQNERFGWLKPIKQRKFIY
- a CDS encoding LysM peptidoglycan-binding domain-containing protein; the protein is MLSHIWNRFSYIIILFVLALFSAAYLLFVMADQPSYQSITVQDGDTLWTIAKQYNEEYSMTVEEFIAWVGEENNLTSFSIKPGESLVLPIENPTLSTHSDYELVMNEE
- a CDS encoding methionine gamma-lyase family protein, which encodes MYEQLVHGTILKPLVTKVEASIKEIHKQIEERAEKNQFNVLRSFQKHRVSDSHFIPSTGYGYDDAGRDTLESIYADVFGGEAGLVRPQIISGTHAISIALFGVLRPGDELVYITGKPYDTLEEIVGIRGEGTGSLKDFQIGYQSVDLLESGKIDFEKVAKTISSKTKMVGIQRSKGYANRPSFTLDEIKEMIDFVKEINPEIVVFVDNCYGEFVEEREPCHVGADLMAGSLIKNPGGGLAKTGGYIVGKKGYVDACSYRMTSPGIGAEAGASLYSLQEMYQGFFLAPHVVAQSLKGAVFTSAFLTELGMDTNPSPYAQRTDLIQSVQFNDRDKMVAFCQAIQFASPINSHFTPYPNYMPGYEDDVIMAAGTFIQGSSIELSADGPIRPPYVAYVQGGLTYAHVKIAVCIAVDNLIEKGLITVANG
- the tkt gene encoding transketolase; the encoded protein is MFDNTDQLAINTIRTLSIDAIEKAGSGHPGMPMGAAPMAYALWTKFMNHNPKNPEWFNRDRFVLSAGHGSMLLYSLLHLSGYDVSMDDLKDFRQWGSKTPGHPEYKHTPGVEATTGPLGQGIGMAVGMALAERHLASTYNKDQYDIVDHFTYSICGDGDLMEGVSSEAASLAAHLKLGRLVVLYDSNDISLDGDLDKSFSESVKGRFEAYGWQYIRVEDGNDLEEISKAIEEAQGDTTRPTMIEVKTVIGYGAPNKSGKSDVHGAPLGEDEMKLTKEAYQWTFEQDFHVPDEVYSRFEEKIQQTGSQKEEEWANLFIKYQEEHPELATQLEAAIKGDLPQGWDRDIPVYEEGKALASRASSGEVLNAIAKNLPSFIGGSADLAGSNKTMIKDEADFMPESYEGRNIWFGVREFGMGAAMNGMALHGGLHVFGGTFFVFSDYLRPAIRLAALMGLPVTYVFTHDSIAVGEDGPTHEPVEQLASLRAMPNLCVIRPGDGNEVAAAWKLSLESKDQPTMLVLSRQDLPTLKGTADKAYNGVDKGAYVVSASGKDQPDALLIATGSEVHLAVEAQNVLEKDGISVSVVSMPSWDRFEKQSKEYKESILPKSVKKRLAIEMGSPMGWDRYVGDEGDILAIDGYGASAPGARVMEEYGFTSDNVVSRIKALLQK
- a CDS encoding CamS family sex pheromone protein; its protein translation is MKKWMIVSLSLLILVAGCSNKPQEVMDEETLEIQNSAAGDAREYLNYKVNKEKKSVNRGLITMMINNRSDMDEIETGLMSLSTEHFSPEDYVYEEGQYLKGLNTWLRRKSESNKLGLNPVLEITDDMGWEQQMELEKKNPMYLAYIHEQNYVDSKGKIKGISLGLAMNTVDYIRVEDENKLMHFDEAKIDDKQLKEYGQKIANTVVSRVRANKELKDVPIMISLYKLQPLNSVVSGNYISAGYVDGNDKSVKKWTDVTDKYYYFPSDEGEEKDRDLHNRIRDLEDYVSKYFSHQDIEFVGKGLYKKDTLNKLVIDVHTGMVKETELIGFSQAIGPEIVDYFPHTPVYLYVKTPKGLKATIVKEVDQEPFVQIH
- a CDS encoding MerR family transcriptional regulator — its product is MSGSEIRRTMALFPISIVMQLTDLTARQIRYYEEHQLINPARTEGNRRLFSLNDIDKLLEVKDLLDQGINMAGIKKIFAVSSHNESKVVSDVSNEKEEKARQDLSDDELRKLLRNELMHSGRFTKASLRQGDMSRFFH
- the lexA gene encoding transcriptional repressor LexA — its product is MTKLSKRQQDILEYIKIAVREKGYPPSVREIGEAVGLASSSTVHGHLARLESKGLIRRDPTKPRAIEILNLEEDTIPRQRVVNVPLIGKVTAGQPITAVENVEEFFPLPERMAPSDEQVFMLEIMGDSMIEAGILDGDFVIVRQQQTANNGDIVVAMTEEDEATVKRFFKEKDYVRLQPENSTMDPIILRNVSILGKVVGVYRQVH
- a CDS encoding DUF896 domain-containing protein, with protein sequence MLSKTKMNRINELAKKSKSTGLTEQEAKEQSKLRKEYLETFRQSMKGTIENTRIFDPEGNEVTPKKIQDIQSKKKMH
- a CDS encoding recombinase family protein, translated to MKAVIYCRVSTKKDTQETSLERQEEELVKLAQEHQYEVAAIIKDQASGFELDRPGVLELLDLIKGESIAAVLIQDETRIGRGNAKIALIHCLLKEEVKIISQTHSGELHLSESDSMVINIVSMVEEYQRKLHNLKIRRGMKRAVENGFQPHKNLKNKGNLDGRERIEVPVEEIVRLRKNELTFAEIAATLRGFGYDVSKATVHRRFKEYMASLENA
- a CDS encoding YneF family protein, whose product is MSTTGLLILVGVLALLAGVALGFFIARKYMMSYLKKNPPINEQMLRMMMMQMGQKPSQKKINQMMNAMNKNMK
- the glnA gene encoding type I glutamate--ammonia ligase — translated: MAKYTREDVLRLANEEGVKFIRLQFTDILGTIKNVEIPLSQLEKALDNKMMFDGSSIEGFVRIEESDMYLFPDLDTWLVFPWTAEKGKVARLICDIYNPDGTPFEGDPRNNLKRILSQMEELGFTDFNLGPEPEFFLFKLDVNGEPTLELNDNGGYFDLAPTDLGENCRRDIALELEEMGFEIEASHHEVAPGQHEIDFKYASALRACDDIQTFKLVVKTIARKHGLHATFMPKPLFGVNGSGMHCNMSLFKNGENSFFDEKGDLQLSDTARQFLAGIIKHATDFTAITNPTVNSYKRLVPGYEAPCYVAWSARNRSPLIRIPASRGLSTRVEVRSVDPAANPYLAMAVLLAAGLDGIKNNLPAPKPIDRNIYVMDKKEREEAGIVDLPATLHAALENLKTNEVIVKSLGEHIFEHFVEAKEIEWDMFRTQVHPWEREQYIQMY